The DNA window CCAAACATTACTATGCAGGAAGCCAGCGTATCAACAGTAAATTGGGCAAAGGAAAAGACGTTGGATTATTCAATTGTGCATGGTTGATCATTCCATTCGGTAGCGGAAGTGCGGCAATTAATGAAAAAGCCGTAGCCAAAGAAAAGTTAGATGCCAACACAGCAGCCAGTCTGGCCATTATGGCAGCCAATGGAATCACTCCACCACCTAACTACGGACAGAATGCAGGCTATACCGAAAATTGTGTATCTTCGTATACAGGAGTGGAAGAGAAGGATACTTACTGGTATCATCCTGATCACTTAGGCAGTAGTTCTTTTATTACAGGTTTAGATGGCGAAGTCACACAAAATATAGAGTATTTCCCAAGCGGTGAAGTCTTTGTAGAAAACCATAAGAATTCTTATAATACTCCTTATAAGTTTAATGGTAAGGAACAGGATGATGAAACCGGATATTATTACTATGGAGCGAGATATTATAATCCTAGAGTGAGTCTTTGGTTGAATGTGGATCCGTTGGCAGATTATAATCCTTTCTATAATGATCAGGCTTATATTAATGGGGAGCATAATGGAGGAGTGTACAATTCAGGGAATAACAATCCATATATTTATACTTATAATAGTCCAGTACGATTTATTGATCCAAATGGAAAACAGGTTGATACAAATAAATTACAAACGGCTGCGGATGGATATGGAACATTATTTAAACGATCATACACTTTATATATTGATGGATCAAATAAAACAGCCTATCAAGTATTTACAGAAATTAATAAGAACTTTACTAATTATACACGAGATAATTCATATTTTGAAAGAATAAAAGGTAACTCAAGCCCACTTCTGTCAAAAGGAGATGAATTAGCGATTGAAGGAGGTCCAGGTTTTAATGTAAAACCGTTGAGTAAAGTTACAAGTGATTTTATTCCGGCTGAAAGAATTGACTCAAAAGGAAATGTCTATACGGCTGCAATTTCTACGGGAGTTACAGTTACAGATACTAAAACTGATTTTAAAAATCAAGTCTTTAGTATGACATTTGGAACTTGGAAAGGGCATGTTGAATCGGGGCAAATATCATTTACTACAAAGCAAGAAAAGCCAGGTCTAATAAGCTTTACAATAAGCAGTAGATCTCGATCTTCAAATTTCTTTACAGATAAAGCATACAGGTTTTTGGGAGGATTTGAAGGCCAGACAAAGCATTGGGAAGATTATTTAACAAGATTGTCTGAGTGGACAAAGGGAACTACATGGCAAGTTACTAAAACTAAAACGGAGGAATGGAAAGGAAAATAAAATTTATAGTCTCACATACATTATTAGTAATATTTATTTTAATCATTTATTTATATGGCGAATATACAACGCCTAAAAATGATGTAGTTTATAGTATTGATGAAAACTATATGGATGGAATAAATAATCAGCTGTTTGTTAAACGATTAATAGGTATCCTGTTATTGGTTAATAATTTAATCTGTATTTATTTTGTATGGAAGTATACTAAGTACTATAGATGGATGTACTTTTTGTTGATGATAGAATTATTTATTTTTGGCTGTTTTTTATTAATATTTATTTATTCATTTATGTTTGTAATATAAAGAATTCCCCCCCCCCCTCGCTAGCGCGAGCATCTTGCTCGTAATCAGAATAAAACAAAACCCTTGTAACAGCGAGGGTTTTGTTATTTAACCCAATTCTTTAATTTTATACTATAAGCAGAAAATATAAATTTCACGAAAAAGAGGGAGCTTACTTTATAAGTTTTGTAATGGTATTCTGGATTGATGTTTTTACCAGAATGCAGTATTTTGCTATTGTTATTAATGCATTAGATTATTGTAGAAAGAATAAAGGCATGTCTATTTTAGGATATTGTATTATGCCAAATCATATTCACTTGCTTTTTCGGTCAGAGAAAGGAGAACCATCAGAATTAATAAGAGATTTTAAAGGATTTACAGCAAGAACATTGTTAAAAGCAATTGAAGAAAACTCTCAGGAAAGCAGAAAGGAATGGTTGCTTTGGATGTTTGAGAAAGCTGGTAAGAAAAATTCAAATGTCAAGAAATACCAATTTTGATAACAGAGTAATAAGCCAATAGAAGTATGGTCTTTAAAAGGGTTTGAACAGAAGTTAAATTATATCCATTAAAATCCTGTTGAAATTGGTTTTGTCATAGATCCATGGGGTGGAAGTACAGTAGTGCCAGAAATTATTGTGATGATTGTCAGGAGATATTGGAAATAGATGTAAATTTATAAAGAATGTTTGATGAGCGAGCAAGATGCTCGCGCTAGCAGAGGGGAAAAGATTCGGTAAAAGGTCAAGGTATTACACCTGCCACCAAAGCAAGAGCTAGGATGGTAATACGTGCATTCGAACCATTAATAAAGCAAAAGGAAGCTAGGGTTAAGGCTAATAAAGTTATTGATCGTATAAAAGAGACTGCTACAAAGGCATCGAAGGTATCCGAAAGAACTAGTACTGGTATGTAAACCCATAAAATTATTATAGATGAGATTTTTTAAAATATTTGTATGTATTGCACTGGTTAGTATCTTTTTGGGTGTAGGCTCATACCTTGTTTTTATTTATTATTTTACGAAAGAGCCTGAACCTACTGCAGAGTATACATTTCCTAATATGAATTATAAGGAGTTGGAGAAAAGAATAGAGAAAATAGAAAAGAAAGATACTTATTTAGATAGTAGATATGTAGTTCTAGGCAAAGATTCTCTTAAATATATCTTTATAACAAGTATAGATGAAAATCAATCCAGTAAATATGGTGATAAACCTTATATAGAGCTTCAGGTTGTATTAGATTCTAAATCAAAAATGTTAAATATAGTTCATAAAAACAAAGACGATTATCCCAAAGAGCTAAAGCTTTTTGAAGAGGGATTTATTGATAAGCTTAAGAAAAAGTAAGGTTAGAGTTGTTGATAGATTTATTTATAAAATATAAGCAACCGATACCATTTGCTGACTCGAGTACCTTGCTCATGGCCAGAATAAAAAAACAAAACTCTTGCAAACGCAAGAGTTTTGTTTTACATCACAATTCCAATCCCTATATTTGATCTATGAAAAAGACAGGTCTGTTAGCAATATTTTTAGTCGTTTTTAATACCGGATATCGTGCACAAATGAAATCTTTACCAAAGATTGAATCCGGAGTATCTTACGAACTGGCTCAGTTGAGAAAGAATACAGTAAGCCAAATTAAGTACGAACTCGATTTAAAAATTCCGGAAAGTAAATCGGAAAGGATTGCCGGAACAGAAACCCTTACTTTCAATTATAAAAAACAGAATGAAGCTCCTCTTTTAATAGATTTTAAAGAAGATCCTTCCTCTTTAATGGCTATTTCTGTGAACGGACAAGTCACTAAGCCTGTCCTTGAAAACGAACATGTGGTTATCGATGCAAAATACCTGACATCCGGAGCCAATCAGATTAATATTACTTTTCTTGCCGGTAACGGAGCATTGAACAGACGTGATGGATATTTATATGCCTTATTTGTTCCGGATCGTGCCAGAACAATGTTTCCTTGTTTTGACCAGCCTAATTTAAAAGCGAATTACTCTTTAACTTTAACCATTCCTGAAAAGTGGAGTGGGATTAGCAATGGTCAATTGAAAGAAACGATTTCACAACAAGGACAAAAAACTTTGAAGTTTGCCCAGTCAGATCTGCTTCCTACGTACTTATTTTCCTTTGCAGCAGGAGACTTTAAAAACTTTACAGAGAAAATCAGCCAGCAGGATTCCAGGATTTTATACCGCGAGACTGATTCTGTGAAAATCAAAACCAGTATGGATTCTATTTTTACACTCTACCGAAATTCACTGGATTATTATGAAAAATGGACGGGAATAAAACACCCTTTCCAAAAACATGGAATGGTTGCCATTCCCGATTTCCAATTTGGAGGAATGGAGCATCCGGGAGCTATCCTTTTTCAGAATTCCACCTTATTTTTAGATAAAACTGCGACTCAAAATCAATTGAATAACCGCTCCAACCTTATTGCTCATGAAGTAGCTCATCTATGGTTTGGAGATATGGTAACCATGGATTGGTTTAATGACGTTTGGATGAAGGAAGTTTTTGCCAATTTTATGGCAGATAAAAGTACCGGAGCATCAGCGGATAAAAGTATTTATGATTTAAAATTTTTAACGACCCATTTCCCGGCTGCCTATTCTGTAGATCGTACTTCAGGAGCCAATCCCATCAGACAGATTCTGGATAATCTCCAAAATGCCGGAATGATGTATGGACCGATTATTTATAACAAAGCACCCATCATGATGCGTCAGCTGGAGCTTTTGATCGGGGAAGAGAACTTCAGGAAAGGAGTGGGTGAGTATCTTAAAAAATATGCCTACAGCAACGCAAGCTGGCCGGATCTTATTACCATTCTGGATAACAACACCTCACAGGATTTACAAAGCTGGAACAAAGTGTGGGTTAATGATCCCGGAAGACCGGTTATTGATTATGATGTAAAATATAAAGGGAATGCTATTGAACGATTTGCGATCTCACAGCATCCGGAATATGGAAAAGAACAAAAATCATGGCCACAACAATTTCAAATAAGCCTTTTTTATCCCGATAGAATTGAAAAGGTTGAGGTGAAATTATCCGGAACCCAACAGGAAGTCCCGGAATTAAAAGGAAAAGTGAAACCTCTTTTTATCTTACAGAATTCATCAGGAATCGGATATGGAGTATTTAAAACCGATAAGGTGATCATGCCTGATTTTGCATTGGTGAAAGATCCGATCAACCGGGCGAGTGCCTATATTTCTTTATATGAAAATATGCTGAGCGGATCTGGTGTTGCCCCACTGGAGGTACTACATTTTTATACTGACCAGCTTCAAAAAGAAACTACAGAGCTGAATCTTCGCTTGATTACAGGATATATTTCTGCTATCTACTGGGAATTTTTGCCAGAAAAGAAAAGACTTGAAGAGTCCGGAAGTATAGAAAGCATGCTGTGGAAAGCCCTTCAGTCTCAAACAGCAAAAAATAATAAGAAAATTCTTTTCGATAGTTATCAGGGGATTTTTCAGTCTCAACAGGCCTATGATAATCTGTATACAATCTGGAAATCTCAGACACCTCCTCAGGATGTAGCTCTCAATGACGAAGATTTCACAAATCTAGCCCTGTCTTTATCCCTTCGGAACAAAAATAATAGTCAGTTATTGCAGGAACAGTTGGCGAGAATTAAGAATCAGGATCGGGTGAATCGTTTTAAAATTATCATGAAAGCTGCTTCTTCAGATCAAAAAATACGTGACGATTTTTTCAACAGTCTTACTCAAAAAGAAAACAGAGCCAATGAATCAGCGGTGGGTGCTGCATTAAGTTATTTACACCATCCTTTAAGGCAACAGACTTCTATTCATTATCTTCCGAAAAGTTTAGATATGCTACAGGAAATCCAGAAAACAGGAGATATCTTTTTCCCGGATAACTGGCTTCGTTCTACATTCAGTAATTATCAAAATCCAAAAGCACTTGATGTGGTTAATCAGTTTTTGTCACAGCATCCTGACTATAATGCCATTCTGAAAAATAAAATTTTGCAGGCAACAGATAATCTGAAAAGGGCTCAAGTACTTGTCAAATAATGCTAATTAAGAAATCAGTCACAAAAAGAACATATTGTGATGATGAACAAATAGTTTAATAGGTAATAATTAAATGACTTAGGAAGCAGGAGCGTTAATAAAATTGAGATTGAATCCGTTAAAAAATTTCCACTGTCTGAGCATGGCTGGGATTTTGAAACGAAGAAGAATCGTTTGATTCCATGCGAGTTTGGAGATTTTAGGAGTCAATGTCAATTTTTAGCGGATGATT is part of the Chryseobacterium lactis genome and encodes:
- a CDS encoding M1 family aminopeptidase; the protein is MKKTGLLAIFLVVFNTGYRAQMKSLPKIESGVSYELAQLRKNTVSQIKYELDLKIPESKSERIAGTETLTFNYKKQNEAPLLIDFKEDPSSLMAISVNGQVTKPVLENEHVVIDAKYLTSGANQINITFLAGNGALNRRDGYLYALFVPDRARTMFPCFDQPNLKANYSLTLTIPEKWSGISNGQLKETISQQGQKTLKFAQSDLLPTYLFSFAAGDFKNFTEKISQQDSRILYRETDSVKIKTSMDSIFTLYRNSLDYYEKWTGIKHPFQKHGMVAIPDFQFGGMEHPGAILFQNSTLFLDKTATQNQLNNRSNLIAHEVAHLWFGDMVTMDWFNDVWMKEVFANFMADKSTGASADKSIYDLKFLTTHFPAAYSVDRTSGANPIRQILDNLQNAGMMYGPIIYNKAPIMMRQLELLIGEENFRKGVGEYLKKYAYSNASWPDLITILDNNTSQDLQSWNKVWVNDPGRPVIDYDVKYKGNAIERFAISQHPEYGKEQKSWPQQFQISLFYPDRIEKVEVKLSGTQQEVPELKGKVKPLFILQNSSGIGYGVFKTDKVIMPDFALVKDPINRASAYISLYENMLSGSGVAPLEVLHFYTDQLQKETTELNLRLITGYISAIYWEFLPEKKRLEESGSIESMLWKALQSQTAKNNKKILFDSYQGIFQSQQAYDNLYTIWKSQTPPQDVALNDEDFTNLALSLSLRNKNNSQLLQEQLARIKNQDRVNRFKIIMKAASSDQKIRDDFFNSLTQKENRANESAVGAALSYLHHPLRQQTSIHYLPKSLDMLQEIQKTGDIFFPDNWLRSTFSNYQNPKALDVVNQFLSQHPDYNAILKNKILQATDNLKRAQVLVK